One region of Flavobacterium sp. GSB-24 genomic DNA includes:
- a CDS encoding alpha/beta hydrolase encodes MKTLKLLILLLPFFSLAQEQKIKQLDINLTNYEYPFPVQFLELSNQRQALKIAYMDIKPNNYNNKNIVLLHGKNFNGAYWETTIKALTKEGFRVIIPDQIGFGKSTKPDNFQYTFQQLAQNTKKLLDHLGIEKTTILGHSMGGMLATRFALMYPETTEKLVLENPIGLEDWKLVVPYKPVDWWYESELKQNYEAIKKYQMANYYDGKWNADYQKWAELGAGWTTAPNYDRVAWNSALLYDMIFTQPVLYEFKNIKSPTLLIIGTRDKTALGKPLVAAEVQKTMGNYAELGKKTQQAIPNSKLVEVPNTGHLPHIESFDSFIKPLIVFLKQ; translated from the coding sequence ATGAAAACTTTAAAACTCCTTATACTTTTACTGCCGTTTTTTAGTTTGGCACAAGAACAGAAAATCAAACAGTTAGACATTAATTTAACGAATTATGAATATCCGTTTCCTGTCCAATTTTTAGAATTAAGTAATCAGCGTCAAGCACTTAAAATTGCTTATATGGACATTAAACCAAATAATTATAACAATAAAAATATTGTACTGCTTCACGGAAAAAATTTCAATGGAGCTTATTGGGAAACTACCATAAAGGCATTGACAAAAGAAGGTTTTAGAGTGATTATACCCGACCAGATTGGTTTTGGAAAATCGACAAAACCTGATAATTTTCAATATACTTTTCAGCAGTTAGCTCAAAATACCAAGAAACTTTTAGATCATTTGGGAATTGAAAAAACAACCATTTTAGGTCATTCTATGGGCGGAATGCTGGCAACACGTTTTGCGCTAATGTATCCTGAAACTACAGAAAAACTAGTTTTGGAAAATCCAATTGGTTTAGAAGATTGGAAATTAGTCGTTCCTTACAAACCTGTAGATTGGTGGTACGAGTCTGAATTGAAACAAAATTATGAAGCCATCAAAAAATATCAAATGGCTAATTATTATGATGGAAAGTGGAATGCAGATTACCAGAAATGGGCAGAACTCGGCGCGGGATGGACAACAGCTCCAAATTATGACCGCGTGGCGTGGAATTCTGCACTTTTATACGATATGATTTTTACACAGCCTGTTTTGTATGAATTTAAAAACATCAAAAGTCCGACGCTTTTAATCATTGGAACGAGAGATAAAACTGCTTTAGGAAAACCTTTGGTTGCCGCAGAAGTCCAAAAAACAATGGGAAATTATGCTGAATTGGGTAAAAAAACGCAGCAAGCAATTCCGAACTCAAAATTGGTTGAAGTCCCAAATACAGGACATTTACCGCATATCGAATCTTTTGATTCATTTATAAAACCATTAATCGTATTTTTGAAACAATAA
- a CDS encoding mechanosensitive ion channel family protein: MIDYFKDFRIGIFITIIIIITIILGAITDRVLRYLLYKKETNKEYDATGFKFLKHLIITLIYILGFAFALIQIPEFKIIGHSFLAGAGVISLVAGLASQQALSNIVSGIFLVIFKPFKINDKITINNFVGTVEDINLRQVVLKDAENNRIIIPNSVISNQIIVNTNMHDTKCCKIIEIGIGYDSDVEKALEIIKDEIAKHPLFIDIRTAEAKKQKTPLVIARVVALADSSVNLKAWAWAKNSTDGFVMYCDLLQSIKKRFDENNIDIPYPQRVVTLKNIDLKNLDLK; encoded by the coding sequence ATGATCGATTACTTTAAGGACTTCCGAATCGGTATTTTTATAACTATAATAATCATTATCACAATCATTCTTGGCGCGATTACAGATCGAGTGCTTCGTTATCTTTTGTACAAGAAAGAAACGAATAAAGAATATGATGCCACTGGGTTTAAATTCTTAAAACACTTAATTATAACGCTAATTTACATACTTGGGTTTGCCTTTGCCTTAATCCAAATTCCTGAATTTAAAATCATTGGACATTCTTTTTTAGCAGGTGCTGGAGTTATTTCTCTGGTTGCGGGTTTGGCTTCTCAGCAAGCTTTGAGTAATATTGTCAGCGGCATATTTTTAGTCATTTTTAAACCGTTTAAAATCAATGATAAAATCACCATAAATAATTTTGTAGGTACTGTTGAAGATATCAATTTGAGACAAGTCGTTCTAAAAGATGCCGAAAACAATAGAATTATTATTCCGAATTCTGTTATCAGCAATCAAATTATTGTGAATACTAATATGCACGATACAAAATGCTGTAAAATAATCGAAATTGGAATTGGTTATGATTCTGATGTTGAAAAAGCATTGGAAATCATAAAAGATGAAATCGCCAAACATCCTCTTTTTATTGATATCCGAACAGCAGAAGCCAAAAAGCAAAAAACTCCCCTTGTTATAGCACGTGTTGTCGCATTGGCCGATTCTAGTGTAAACCTAAAAGCGTGGGCTTGGGCAAAAAACTCTACTGACGGATTTGTAATGTACTGCGATTTACTGCAGAGCATTAAAAAAAGATTTGATGAAAACAATATCGACATTCCGTATCCACAGCGTGTTGTAACTTTAAAAAACATTGATCTAAAAAATCTAGATCTAAAATAA
- a CDS encoding acyl-CoA thioesterase: MASFVKEISFRWSDLDPNFHVRHSAYYDFGAQHRIEILEELGLTLKVMQTQGFGPVLFREECVFRKELKLSDKIFIHTKTSKMKADASRWSIIHEFRREDDTLCATITVDGAWMDTKLRKLASPTPEIAVQALSIFPKSDDFVGL; this comes from the coding sequence ATGGCTTCATTTGTAAAAGAAATATCTTTCCGCTGGTCAGATCTTGACCCAAACTTTCACGTTCGTCACAGTGCTTATTACGATTTTGGCGCGCAGCATCGTATTGAAATCCTTGAAGAACTTGGGTTAACATTAAAAGTAATGCAGACACAAGGTTTTGGTCCTGTTTTATTTAGAGAAGAATGCGTTTTTAGAAAAGAATTAAAACTTTCTGACAAAATATTCATTCATACCAAAACTTCAAAAATGAAAGCCGATGCTTCTCGCTGGTCGATTATTCACGAATTTAGAAGAGAAGACGATACCCTTTGCGCAACAATTACTGTAGACGGAGCCTGGATGGATACCAAACTACGAAAATTAGCTTCTCCAACTCCAGAAATTGCAGTTCAAGCGCTGAGTATTTTTCCAAAAAGCGATGATTTTGTTGGACTTTAA
- a CDS encoding DUF1203 domain-containing protein has translation METNFKIKPLNHVEFSGYFELTNLELEKIGAIKMIVDKFPGFPCRISLEDAQIGEEVILLPYNHHKTTSPYQASGPIFIRNKNSTPTFEINQIPQLFNHRLLSLRGYDKNGIMKEASVIEGKTLKEHIIKTFGNEKIDYIHIHNARPGCYNCLVERA, from the coding sequence ATGGAAACAAATTTTAAAATCAAGCCTTTAAATCATGTAGAGTTTTCAGGCTACTTCGAATTAACAAATCTAGAACTAGAAAAAATCGGGGCAATTAAAATGATAGTCGATAAATTCCCGGGGTTTCCCTGCAGAATAAGTCTAGAAGATGCACAAATTGGGGAAGAAGTTATTTTATTGCCATACAACCATCATAAAACAACTTCTCCTTATCAAGCAAGCGGACCGATCTTTATACGAAATAAAAACTCTACACCAACATTCGAAATCAACCAGATTCCACAACTGTTTAATCATAGATTACTTTCGTTGCGTGGTTATGACAAAAACGGTATAATGAAAGAAGCATCTGTAATTGAAGGAAAGACTCTAAAAGAGCATATTATTAAAACTTTCGGAAACGAAAAAATAGATTACATACATATCCACAATGCAAGACCAGGCTGTTATAACTGTTTAGTTGAAAGAGCATAA
- a CDS encoding SRPBCC family protein, translating to MTSDILSTTPDSEIVTTRILNFPQELVFKAWSTPEHLKNWWGPKGFTNTFNEFNFCEGGKWSFIMHGPEAGNYANECEFIKIDKPNLIAWKRHSKPLFQILTTFETVAENQTKVLFKMLFETEEECQKLKPYVVDKNEENFDKLEDELGRMAS from the coding sequence ATGACTTCAGATATTCTTTCGACAACACCAGATTCCGAAATTGTTACGACGCGAATTTTAAATTTCCCGCAGGAACTGGTTTTTAAAGCTTGGAGTACTCCCGAACATTTGAAAAATTGGTGGGGACCAAAAGGTTTTACGAATACTTTCAATGAATTTAATTTTTGCGAAGGTGGCAAATGGAGCTTTATCATGCACGGTCCGGAAGCAGGAAATTATGCCAATGAATGCGAATTTATAAAAATAGACAAACCGAATCTAATAGCGTGGAAACGTCATTCTAAACCATTATTTCAAATTCTCACGACATTTGAAACTGTTGCCGAAAATCAGACAAAAGTTTTGTTTAAAATGCTTTTTGAAACCGAAGAAGAATGCCAAAAACTCAAACCGTATGTTGTCGATAAAAATGAAGAGAATTTTGATAAGTTAGAAGATGAGTTGGGACGAATGGCCTCGTAA
- a CDS encoding Na+/H+ antiporter has protein sequence MENYSIIIFILAIVIGLSAFADTIKLPQPILLVIVGIAIGFIPTMTEIEINPEIIFLIFLPPLLYDASFNISPKDFKTNINTIGALAVSLVFMTAAGIAVVAYLMIPGMTWPLAFVLGAILSATDAVAAISITKGLKLSHKTLTILEGESLINDASALVAYRFAVAAVLGSSFIIWKATLEFIFLLGGGFLVGFVMAKILAFILNRVHKNVNVTISFMLLMPFVAYLVAEHLHVSGVIAVVILGLAIARFSNKIFPESLKNQSKSLWDIIIFLLNGLIFILIGLNFRYILKDIDEGMVLPYIGYAAIITVVALLIRMARIFLQKINLQKAFQNGKGKRKISEHALLDFNNSIILSWSGMRGIVSLAIAIGLPKFLEDGTPFPERNAIIFISVAVVLLTLIGQGLTLPLIVKKLNPKKTEKAPS, from the coding sequence ATGGAGAATTACAGCATCATTATATTCATACTTGCCATTGTCATAGGATTATCTGCCTTTGCCGACACAATAAAATTACCTCAGCCTATTTTATTGGTTATAGTGGGAATTGCAATTGGTTTTATTCCGACAATGACCGAAATCGAAATCAATCCCGAGATTATTTTCCTGATATTTCTGCCTCCATTATTATATGATGCTTCTTTTAACATATCGCCAAAAGATTTCAAAACCAACATCAACACTATCGGAGCTTTGGCTGTTTCATTGGTTTTTATGACCGCTGCGGGAATTGCCGTTGTTGCTTATTTAATGATTCCAGGAATGACCTGGCCGCTTGCTTTTGTATTAGGAGCAATACTTTCGGCCACAGATGCCGTTGCCGCGATCAGCATTACTAAAGGATTAAAATTGTCACACAAAACATTAACAATTTTAGAAGGAGAAAGTCTTATAAATGATGCTTCTGCACTTGTAGCGTACCGTTTTGCAGTTGCTGCAGTTTTAGGATCTTCTTTTATAATCTGGAAAGCTACCCTTGAATTTATATTTTTACTCGGAGGTGGATTTTTAGTTGGTTTTGTCATGGCAAAAATCCTGGCTTTTATTTTAAACAGAGTTCATAAAAACGTAAACGTAACGATAAGTTTCATGCTTTTAATGCCGTTTGTGGCGTATTTAGTTGCTGAACATCTGCATGTTTCTGGTGTAATTGCAGTTGTAATTTTAGGGTTAGCAATTGCTCGTTTCAGCAATAAAATTTTCCCCGAAAGTCTAAAAAACCAATCTAAAAGTCTTTGGGACATTATTATTTTTCTTCTAAACGGATTAATCTTCATCTTAATCGGACTTAACTTTCGCTACATTTTAAAAGATATTGACGAAGGAATGGTTTTGCCTTATATTGGATATGCTGCAATTATAACAGTTGTAGCTTTGTTAATTAGAATGGCAAGGATATTTCTTCAAAAAATCAATCTCCAAAAAGCATTTCAAAACGGAAAAGGAAAAAGAAAAATCAGCGAACATGCACTTCTCGATTTTAATAACAGTATAATTTTAAGCTGGTCTGGAATGCGCGGAATTGTTTCACTTGCCATAGCAATTGGACTTCCAAAATTTCTTGAAGACGGAACTCCGTTTCCAGAACGCAATGCTATTATCTTTATTTCTGTAGCAGTTGTGCTTTTAACTCTTATTGGTCAAGGACTTACTTTGCCATTGATTGTTAAAAAACTAAATCCTAAAAAAACAGAAAAAGCTCCATCTTGA
- the dnaK gene encoding molecular chaperone DnaK, giving the protein MGKIIGIDLGTTNSCVSVMEGNEAVVIPNAEGKRTTPSIIAFVEGGEIKVGDPAKRQAVTNPTKTIASIKRFMGHTFAETQDEAKRVPYSVVKGDNNTPRVDIDGRLYTAQELSAMTLQKMKKTAEDYLGQTVTEAVITVPAYFNDAQRQATKEAGEIAGLKVMRIINEPTAAALAYGLDKKGTDQKIAVYDLGGGTFDISVLELGDGVFEVLSTNGDTHLGGDDFDQVIIDWLADEFKSEEGIDLRLDPMSLQRLKEAAEKAKIELSSSAETEINLPYVTATASGPKHLVKKLSRAKFEQLSDTLVKRSMEPVAKALKDAGLSTSDIDEVILVGGSTRMPRIADEVEKFFGKKASKGVNPDEVVAIGAAIQGGVLSGDVKDVLLLDVTPLSLGIETMGGVLTKLIESNTTIPTKKSQVFSTAADSQPSVEIHVLQGERAMAADNKTIGRFHLDGIPPAPRGVPQIEVTFDIDANGIIKVSATDKGTGKSHDIRIEASSGLTAEEIEKMKKDAEANADADRIAKERAEKLNEADSTIFQTESQLKELGDKLTDEHKTAIEYALTELRMAHQSQDLDAIQKGLDNVNAAWKTATEAMYAQGGEQGQQAAPQQEQSSGDNVEDVEFEEVK; this is encoded by the coding sequence ATGGGTAAAATAATCGGAATTGACTTAGGTACGACGAACTCTTGTGTTTCTGTAATGGAAGGTAACGAAGCAGTTGTTATCCCTAACGCAGAAGGAAAAAGAACTACACCATCTATCATCGCTTTTGTTGAAGGTGGCGAAATTAAAGTAGGTGATCCTGCAAAAAGACAAGCAGTAACGAATCCTACAAAAACGATTGCTTCTATTAAACGTTTTATGGGACACACTTTTGCTGAAACTCAAGATGAGGCAAAAAGAGTTCCTTACAGTGTTGTAAAAGGTGACAACAATACTCCACGTGTGGATATTGACGGTCGTTTATACACTGCTCAAGAATTGTCTGCAATGACACTTCAAAAAATGAAAAAAACTGCTGAAGACTATTTAGGTCAAACAGTTACTGAGGCAGTTATTACTGTTCCTGCTTACTTTAACGATGCGCAACGTCAAGCTACAAAAGAAGCTGGTGAAATCGCTGGTCTTAAAGTTATGCGTATCATCAACGAGCCAACTGCTGCTGCACTTGCTTACGGATTAGATAAAAAAGGAACTGATCAAAAAATTGCTGTTTACGATTTAGGTGGAGGTACTTTTGATATCTCTGTTCTTGAATTAGGAGACGGTGTATTCGAAGTATTATCTACAAATGGTGATACTCACTTAGGTGGTGATGATTTTGACCAAGTTATTATTGACTGGTTAGCTGACGAATTCAAATCTGAAGAAGGTATTGATTTACGTTTAGACCCAATGTCATTGCAACGTTTAAAAGAAGCTGCTGAGAAAGCTAAGATTGAATTATCATCTTCTGCTGAAACAGAAATCAACTTACCATACGTAACTGCTACTGCTTCTGGACCAAAACACTTAGTGAAAAAATTATCTAGAGCTAAATTTGAGCAATTATCTGATACTTTAGTAAAACGTTCTATGGAACCAGTTGCTAAAGCATTAAAAGATGCAGGTTTATCTACATCTGATATCGACGAAGTAATCCTTGTAGGAGGTTCTACTCGTATGCCAAGAATCGCTGACGAAGTTGAAAAATTCTTCGGTAAAAAAGCATCTAAAGGTGTTAACCCTGATGAGGTTGTTGCTATTGGAGCTGCTATTCAAGGTGGAGTTTTATCTGGAGATGTAAAAGATGTATTGTTACTTGACGTAACACCTCTTTCTTTAGGTATCGAAACTATGGGTGGTGTATTGACTAAATTAATCGAGTCTAACACAACTATCCCAACTAAAAAATCTCAAGTATTCTCTACTGCTGCTGATTCTCAACCATCTGTTGAAATCCACGTATTACAAGGAGAAAGAGCAATGGCTGCTGATAACAAAACTATCGGTCGTTTCCACTTAGATGGTATTCCACCAGCACCAAGAGGAGTTCCTCAAATTGAAGTAACTTTCGATATCGATGCTAATGGTATCATCAAAGTTTCTGCAACTGACAAAGGAACAGGAAAATCTCATGATATCCGTATCGAAGCTTCTTCTGGATTAACAGCTGAAGAAATCGAAAAAATGAAAAAAGACGCTGAAGCTAACGCTGATGCTGACAGAATTGCAAAAGAAAGAGCTGAGAAATTGAACGAAGCTGATAGTACTATTTTCCAAACTGAATCTCAATTGAAAGAGTTAGGAGATAAACTTACAGATGAGCACAAAACAGCTATCGAATATGCTTTAACTGAATTGAGAATGGCTCACCAATCTCAAGATCTTGATGCAATCCAAAAAGGATTAGACAATGTAAATGCAGCTTGGAAAACAGCTACAGAAGCAATGTACGCTCAAGGTGGTGAACAAGGTCAACAAGCTGCTCCACAACAAGAGCAGTCTTCGGGAGACAATGTTGAAGACGTTGAATTCGAAGAAGTTAAGTAA
- a CDS encoding helix-turn-helix domain-containing protein: MKRLKIEEELKALTDKIPENRAFISVPEAGMLFGINNKSLYRLVGQGKIPSINLGSRLIRIDRRVMEEMFGPASILQQAESPPKKKLYSLEKEDCYSIGEIANRFQISEGSVYSHIRKYSIPTRQIGKYVYAPKSEIDNLYNGNDFI; encoded by the coding sequence ATGAAACGGCTTAAAATTGAAGAGGAGCTCAAAGCGCTTACGGATAAAATACCCGAGAACAGGGCATTTATCTCTGTTCCTGAAGCTGGCATGCTTTTTGGCATTAACAATAAGTCCCTTTACCGGCTTGTCGGGCAGGGAAAAATTCCTTCAATTAATCTGGGATCCCGCCTTATAAGAATAGACCGCAGAGTTATGGAAGAGATGTTCGGCCCTGCAAGCATCCTGCAGCAGGCTGAAAGCCCACCGAAGAAAAAATTATACAGCCTTGAAAAAGAAGACTGCTATTCTATCGGCGAAATAGCTAATAGGTTTCAAATATCTGAAGGTTCTGTCTACAGCCATATCAGGAAATATTCGATCCCGACCAGACAGATTGGAAAATATGTATATGCTCCAAAAAGCGAAATTGATAACTTGTATAACGGAAATGATTTTATATGA
- a CDS encoding site-specific integrase — protein MKQLAKTKVTVRLRKAVDRKEWYVYIESYPVEVSGKKTPQRIREYLNRSVTTVEWDKKRTARTDADGTKSYKPRRTDNGVIMCRSESDREIMLYADGVRKIRQKEYDNTDLYSDADNLLAEQKEKGKEDFIRYLAAVAAKRHARGSKSIQINWERTREFLKSYSKGSLMFSEVDITMSEDFKLFLLGAPLGGGKKGILSRNTAARYFSIFKAALKQAFIDGYLTVDLSSKIKGIPDQESRREYLTIKELNALAETPCEKDVLKRAALFSALTGLRHSDIQKLRWKEISLEDGMAKLHFTQKKTRGVEYMPISRQAFQLCGEPRLPGQLVFEDLPDPSWISRPLKKWVESAGIKKNITFHCFRHTFATLQLSSGTDIYTVSKMLGHTNVKTTQIYAKVIDEKKNRASQAIQLESLKKTGK, from the coding sequence ATGAAACAATTAGCAAAAACCAAGGTGACTGTTCGTCTTCGAAAGGCAGTAGACCGAAAAGAATGGTATGTTTATATAGAAAGCTATCCTGTTGAGGTTTCCGGGAAGAAAACGCCCCAGAGAATCCGTGAATATTTAAACAGATCCGTAACAACAGTGGAGTGGGACAAGAAAAGAACTGCCCGCACAGATGCAGACGGAACTAAATCCTACAAACCCAGACGCACCGATAACGGGGTAATAATGTGCAGAAGCGAAAGCGACCGTGAAATAATGCTGTATGCGGACGGAGTGCGCAAAATCCGGCAGAAGGAATACGATAATACAGATCTGTACAGTGATGCTGATAACCTATTGGCGGAACAGAAAGAGAAAGGAAAAGAGGATTTTATTAGATATCTAGCTGCTGTGGCGGCTAAAAGACACGCACGAGGTTCAAAATCCATTCAGATCAATTGGGAGCGGACAAGAGAATTTTTAAAAAGCTATTCCAAAGGCAGCCTGATGTTTTCCGAGGTTGACATCACAATGTCGGAAGATTTTAAACTGTTTCTGCTGGGTGCCCCGCTCGGAGGAGGCAAAAAAGGAATACTTTCCCGCAACACTGCGGCAAGGTATTTCTCCATTTTTAAAGCGGCTTTAAAGCAGGCCTTTATCGATGGATATCTAACAGTTGATTTATCTTCAAAAATAAAAGGCATTCCGGATCAGGAGTCAAGACGTGAATATCTGACCATTAAAGAATTGAATGCATTGGCTGAAACACCCTGTGAAAAAGACGTCCTTAAAAGAGCCGCGCTTTTCTCTGCTCTAACCGGCCTGCGGCATTCCGACATTCAGAAGCTCCGATGGAAAGAGATAAGCCTGGAAGACGGTATGGCCAAACTGCATTTCACGCAGAAAAAGACAAGGGGTGTGGAATATATGCCTATTTCCCGGCAGGCTTTCCAGCTCTGCGGAGAACCAAGGCTTCCCGGGCAGCTTGTTTTTGAGGATCTGCCGGACCCGTCCTGGATTTCACGCCCTCTGAAAAAATGGGTTGAATCTGCCGGCATTAAAAAGAACATTACCTTCCACTGCTTCCGCCATACATTTGCAACACTGCAGCTCTCAAGCGGGACAGACATCTATACGGTCAGTAAAATGCTCGGGCATACCAACGTAAAAACTACTCAAATCTACGCCAAAGTAATAGATGAGAAGAAAAACAGAGCTTCGCAGGCAATACAATTGGAATCTTTAAAGAAAACAGGGAAATGA
- a CDS encoding helix-turn-helix domain-containing protein, whose amino-acid sequence MDTNEISFENLPKAVAHLVKEIAEIKLLIQNVQIYESKEKSIPIGIEEASRLIGKAKPTIYGLVRQKKIPCYKYGKKLYFFEKELLEWISKGKKKTIQEIESEALKFIRNRNK is encoded by the coding sequence ATGGACACAAACGAAATCTCTTTTGAGAACCTGCCCAAAGCAGTAGCTCATTTAGTGAAAGAAATTGCCGAGATCAAACTTCTGATTCAGAATGTGCAGATATATGAATCTAAAGAAAAAAGTATTCCTATAGGTATTGAAGAAGCAAGCCGGCTCATCGGAAAAGCAAAGCCTACAATTTACGGTCTTGTAAGGCAGAAAAAAATTCCGTGCTATAAATATGGTAAAAAGCTGTATTTTTTTGAAAAAGAACTTTTAGAATGGATTTCTAAAGGGAAAAAGAAAACAATACAGGAAATTGAATCAGAAGCATTGAAATTTATTCGTAATCGAAATAAATAG
- a CDS encoding type II toxin-antitoxin system RelE/ParE family toxin produces MYSYYLSSEAKEDLKRIYYYGVSKFGMNQADHYFNMFYDCFDKIEQNPFLFPSADHIKKGYRYCVCGVDTIYYRINGDERIEIITIIGRQDF; encoded by the coding sequence ATGTATAGCTATTATTTAAGTAGCGAAGCCAAAGAAGATTTAAAAAGAATTTATTACTACGGTGTCAGTAAGTTCGGAATGAATCAGGCCGATCACTATTTCAATATGTTTTACGATTGTTTTGACAAAATAGAGCAAAATCCATTTTTATTTCCATCTGCCGACCACATCAAAAAAGGATATCGTTATTGTGTTTGCGGTGTCGATACTATTTACTACCGAATAAATGGAGATGAGCGAATAGAGATTATTACCATTATTGGGAGGCAAGACTTTTAG